The proteins below are encoded in one region of Qipengyuania sp. HL-TH1:
- a CDS encoding NAD-dependent epimerase/dehydratase family protein yields the protein MAMTILVTGGTGYIGGEVIDQLLARGHSVHTTVRDKGKSEPRLRARWSDAGERLAVFEADLMSDAGWAEANAGCDAVAHVASPFPLAVPSDKDELVVPAREGTLRALEFADKAGIKRFVQTSSAAAIAYGQPEKDHFTHLDWTNLTAGVPPYIESKTVAERAARDWVATKAPTMVFCSINPVAVFGPVYDDDMSTSVELVKKIIDGSIPLIPNMGICVTDVRDVAQAHVRALEAPAEKVRGERFPTSEKFLWLREMADVVRARVPEHAGKVPSRPMPNWLVRLLALFMDEMKQIKGELGNVRDVSGKHTEQVLGYSFIPAEQTIEDTVRSLFAKGIVKP from the coding sequence ATGGCAATGACAATATTGGTAACCGGGGGCACGGGCTACATCGGCGGCGAGGTGATCGACCAGCTGCTGGCCAGGGGGCACAGCGTCCACACCACCGTCCGCGACAAGGGCAAGAGCGAACCCAGGCTGCGCGCGCGCTGGAGCGATGCGGGCGAACGGCTGGCGGTGTTCGAGGCCGACCTGATGAGCGATGCGGGCTGGGCCGAAGCCAATGCCGGCTGCGACGCGGTGGCGCATGTCGCCTCGCCATTCCCGCTCGCCGTACCCAGCGACAAGGACGAGCTGGTGGTGCCCGCGCGCGAAGGCACGCTGCGCGCGCTCGAATTTGCCGACAAGGCGGGGATCAAGCGCTTCGTCCAGACCAGCAGCGCCGCGGCGATCGCCTATGGCCAGCCGGAAAAGGACCATTTCACCCATCTCGACTGGACCAATCTCACTGCGGGCGTTCCGCCCTATATCGAAAGCAAGACCGTGGCCGAACGCGCCGCGCGCGACTGGGTCGCGACCAAGGCGCCGACCATGGTCTTCTGCTCGATCAACCCGGTGGCGGTGTTCGGCCCGGTCTATGACGACGACATGTCGACCAGCGTCGAGCTGGTGAAGAAGATCATCGACGGCTCGATCCCGCTGATCCCCAATATGGGTATCTGCGTGACCGATGTCCGCGATGTGGCGCAGGCGCATGTCCGCGCGCTCGAGGCGCCCGCCGAAAAGGTCCGCGGCGAGCGTTTCCCGACCTCGGAGAAATTCCTCTGGCTGCGCGAAATGGCCGATGTGGTCCGCGCGCGCGTGCCCGAACATGCCGGCAAGGTGCCCAGCCGGCCGATGCCCAACTGGCTGGTCCGGCTGCTCGCGCTGTTCATGGACGAAATGAAACAGATCAAGGGCGAGCTGGGCAATGTCCGCGACGTCTCGGGCAAGCATACCGAACAGGTGCTCGGCTATAGCTTCATCCCCGCCGAACAGACCATCGAGGACACGGTCCGCAGCCTGTTTGCCAAGGGTATCGTGAAGCCCTGA
- a CDS encoding FAD-dependent oxidoreductase, producing the protein MKQVDYLVIGAGIAGLSAAARLARHGETLVCEAEDAPGVHSSGRSAAFAHFDMDAWLVRALTAASIALFEAPGAQPHPALFVALSGQEDALDRLEANYREWAPHVRRLSVAAAQEHVPVLRDGDGGIVGALLDLQARKLDAHALLEAHRKALVAAGGSVAAKAPVTALRHEGERWIVDTPGASYAARVVVNAAGAWADTVAQMGGIAALGITPLRRTVITFDVPINVKGWPFTKTVGPGFYIEPEGSGRLLASPMDEGESAPCDAQPEEEDVALAAWRVEEATTLTVPRLASKWAGLRSFAPDRLPVAGFDPSAPGFFWLAGQGGFGLQTSPAMALAVEALVTGGAWPEELHAVGVTPQMLAAERLRARAG; encoded by the coding sequence ATGAAACAGGTCGATTACCTCGTGATCGGGGCCGGAATAGCCGGTCTGTCGGCCGCCGCACGGCTGGCGCGGCATGGGGAAACGCTGGTGTGCGAGGCGGAAGACGCGCCGGGGGTGCATTCCTCGGGCCGCAGCGCTGCCTTTGCGCATTTCGACATGGATGCCTGGCTCGTCCGCGCGCTGACCGCTGCCAGCATCGCGCTGTTCGAAGCGCCGGGCGCGCAGCCGCACCCCGCGCTGTTCGTGGCGTTGTCGGGGCAAGAGGATGCGCTCGACCGGCTGGAGGCGAATTACCGCGAATGGGCGCCGCATGTCCGGCGGCTGTCGGTGGCCGCGGCACAGGAGCATGTGCCCGTGCTGCGCGATGGCGACGGCGGGATTGTCGGCGCGCTGCTCGACCTGCAGGCGCGCAAGCTCGACGCGCATGCGCTGCTGGAGGCGCATCGCAAGGCGCTGGTTGCCGCAGGCGGATCGGTCGCGGCCAAGGCGCCGGTGACCGCGCTGCGCCATGAGGGCGAACGCTGGATCGTCGATACGCCCGGGGCAAGCTATGCCGCGCGGGTGGTGGTCAATGCCGCGGGGGCGTGGGCCGATACGGTCGCGCAGATGGGCGGCATCGCCGCGCTCGGCATCACCCCGCTGCGGCGCACGGTCATCACCTTCGATGTGCCGATCAACGTCAAGGGCTGGCCCTTCACCAAGACCGTCGGCCCGGGCTTCTATATCGAACCCGAAGGCAGCGGCCGCCTGCTCGCCAGCCCGATGGACGAAGGCGAAAGCGCGCCCTGCGACGCGCAGCCCGAGGAAGAAGACGTCGCGCTGGCCGCCTGGCGGGTGGAGGAAGCCACCACGCTCACCGTCCCGCGGCTGGCGAGCAAATGGGCGGGCCTGCGCAGCTTCGCCCCCGACCGGTTGCCGGTGGCGGGATTCGACCCGTCCGCGCCGGGCTTCTTCTGGCTGGCGGGACAAGGCGGCTTCGGCCTGCAGACCTCGCCCGCGATGGCGCTGGCGGTAGAGGCGCTGGTGACGGGCGGCGCATGGCCCGAGGAACTGCACGCGGTGGGCGTGACGCCCCAAATGCTGGCGGCGGAGCGGCTCCGCGCGCGCGCTGGCTAA
- a CDS encoding TIGR00341 family protein yields MPARLVQIYLPEDRVRDLETILGRHTRRFWRETVPGAQEKYTCIVQQRYTERLLADLDEAFGDLPNFSALVSELQAVLPVVEETPVTELPLSADLPTPTRIERFFSRDRLSTDELYDDIEESLHPGPAYLLTVTLSAIIAGLGMRSGQTAVVIGAMIIAPLLGPTMGLALAATVGNWKLGRQAAATLAIGCVLAVLAGVVLGMTVAIDPLVPELKNRTLVQPADIALALACGAAGVLAFSRGASLALVGVMIAVALVPPLTAAGIYTGAGIPEAGANALFLFTVNLVCVNVAGIAMFLIQGLPPTSWRMTSGIMLVWVVLLILLMSMMAGRIFLGFGSWDLVMDYLTASR; encoded by the coding sequence ATGCCGGCCAGGCTCGTCCAGATCTACCTGCCCGAAGACCGGGTCCGCGATCTGGAGACCATCCTCGGTCGTCACACGCGGCGGTTCTGGCGGGAAACCGTGCCCGGGGCGCAGGAAAAATACACCTGCATCGTCCAGCAACGCTATACCGAACGCCTGCTTGCCGATCTCGATGAGGCCTTCGGAGACCTGCCGAATTTCTCCGCGCTGGTGTCCGAGCTGCAGGCGGTCCTTCCGGTGGTCGAAGAAACGCCGGTCACCGAATTGCCACTGTCGGCCGACCTGCCGACCCCCACGCGGATCGAGCGTTTCTTCAGCCGCGACCGGCTCAGCACCGACGAACTCTACGACGACATCGAGGAGAGCCTGCACCCCGGGCCCGCCTATTTGCTGACGGTGACGCTGTCGGCGATCATCGCCGGCCTAGGGATGCGCAGCGGGCAGACCGCGGTGGTCATCGGCGCAATGATCATCGCGCCGCTGCTCGGGCCGACGATGGGGCTGGCGCTGGCGGCGACGGTCGGCAATTGGAAGCTGGGCCGGCAGGCGGCCGCGACGCTGGCCATCGGCTGCGTCCTCGCGGTGCTGGCGGGTGTCGTCCTCGGCATGACGGTGGCAATCGACCCGCTGGTCCCCGAACTGAAGAACCGCACGCTGGTCCAACCCGCCGATATCGCGCTGGCGCTGGCCTGCGGCGCCGCGGGCGTGCTGGCGTTCAGTCGCGGCGCCTCGCTCGCGCTGGTCGGGGTGATGATCGCCGTCGCGCTGGTTCCGCCCCTGACCGCGGCGGGCATCTATACCGGGGCGGGCATCCCCGAAGCCGGGGCGAATGCGCTGTTCCTGTTCACCGTGAACCTCGTCTGCGTCAATGTCGCGGGGATCGCGATGTTCTTGATCCAGGGCCTGCCGCCGACCAGCTGGCGGATGACCAGCGGGATCATGCTGGTGTGGGTGGTGCTGCTGATCCTGCTGATGTCGATGATGGCGGGGCGGATTTTCCTCGGCTTCGGCTCATGGGATCTCGTGATGGACTATCTTACCGCCAGCCGGTGA
- a CDS encoding cupin domain-containing protein, producing MKGYCDNIEQQTVENDNFRQVLYTGKHQQLVVMTLPPGCDIGEEVHEDRDQFFRFEEGRGVVDIDGVENPVEDDFAVIVPAGARHNVRNTGSEPLRLYTVYGPPEHMDGVVHATKADAEARHHDEEWDGGTTE from the coding sequence GTGAAGGGTTATTGCGACAATATCGAGCAGCAGACTGTCGAAAACGACAACTTCCGCCAGGTTCTCTACACCGGCAAGCACCAGCAGCTCGTGGTGATGACGCTGCCGCCGGGCTGCGATATCGGCGAGGAGGTCCATGAGGACCGCGACCAGTTCTTCCGCTTCGAGGAAGGCAGGGGCGTGGTCGATATCGACGGGGTGGAGAACCCGGTCGAGGATGATTTCGCGGTGATCGTGCCGGCCGGCGCGCGGCACAATGTCCGCAACACCGGCAGCGAACCGCTGCGCCTCTATACCGTTTACGGCCCGCCCGAGCATATGGACGGCGTGGTCCATGCGACCAAGGCGGATGCCGAGGCGCGCCATCACGACGAGGAATGGGACGGCGGCACCACCGAGTGA
- a CDS encoding AraC family transcriptional regulator: MEHPSSASFTRPKHVDIELVSVAYRNRSFPVHMHDQYVVGVVESGGETLTIDGTSYEVGEGDMITIDAGTAHANATLGDATLRYRVFYIRAEVARSYVGRSDLRFPAPVRCDPACARRLLELHRWFEAGTGDRLEEDTALAEIVGIAFAAAVEPDRDDRLSEAVRRAKGYIDARYDENFGLDELADAAGVTKYHLARSFTRAHGLSPLAYRTQRRIHAAKEMVLAGAPLADVASDLGFADQSHLTRQFQSMVGISPARYREQ, from the coding sequence ATGGAACACCCGTCGTCCGCCAGCTTTACGCGCCCCAAGCACGTCGACATCGAACTCGTGTCGGTGGCCTATCGCAACCGCAGCTTTCCGGTGCACATGCACGACCAGTATGTGGTGGGCGTGGTCGAAAGCGGCGGCGAAACACTGACCATCGATGGCACCTCATACGAGGTCGGTGAAGGCGACATGATCACGATCGATGCGGGCACGGCGCATGCCAATGCCACGCTCGGAGACGCGACCTTGCGCTACCGGGTATTCTACATTCGTGCCGAGGTGGCGCGGTCCTATGTCGGCCGCTCGGACCTGCGCTTCCCGGCACCGGTGCGCTGCGACCCCGCCTGCGCCCGGCGGCTGCTGGAACTGCACCGCTGGTTCGAAGCGGGGACCGGCGACAGGCTGGAAGAAGACACCGCGCTTGCGGAAATAGTCGGTATCGCGTTCGCCGCGGCTGTCGAACCGGATCGAGACGACCGGCTATCCGAGGCAGTTCGCCGGGCGAAGGGGTATATCGACGCGCGCTATGACGAGAATTTCGGTCTCGATGAACTGGCCGATGCCGCGGGTGTGACCAAGTACCATCTGGCGCGGAGTTTCACGCGCGCGCACGGTCTCAGCCCGCTTGCCTACCGCACGCAGCGGCGCATCCATGCGGCCAAGGAAATGGTGCTGGCGGGCGCGCCACTGGCCGATGTCGCATCCGATCTGGGTTTTGCGGACCAGAGCCATCTCACGCGCCAGTTCCAGAGCATGGTCGGAATCTCGCCTGCCCGCTATCGTGAGCAATGA
- the gorA gene encoding glutathione-disulfide reductase codes for MAAGTSGEYDFDLFTIGAGSGGVRASRVAAAHGAKVAVAEEHRVGGTCVIRGCVPKKMLVYGAHFAEDLKDARNFGWSTENATFDWITLRDNVLNDVKRIEGAYTNTLESHEVTIFKERAEITGPHEITLASGKVVTAKTILIATGARPRMPECQGAEHAISSNEAFHLDELPKKIIIAGGGYIANEFAGIFNEFGSEVHIVNRGDRLLRSYDEAVRDRLLQISTMKGIQFRFNTTFEYIKPCSEGGYFVKMSDCDEEKADLVLFAVGRIPNTEGLGLENAGVELGEGGEVKVDRFSKTNVDHIYAVGDVTDRVQLTPVAIREGQAFADSVFGDGEPVAVDHSCIPSAVFSHPPIAAVGLTEGEAKNQLGSVKVYLSDFRPMKNVLAGRNERSLIKMICDGDSGRIVGIHMIAPEAPEMMQAAAIAVKAGLTKEDFDATTAIHPTMAEELVLMR; via the coding sequence TTGGCGGCAGGCACCAGCGGCGAGTATGATTTCGACCTCTTCACCATCGGCGCAGGCTCGGGCGGCGTGCGCGCCAGCCGCGTGGCGGCGGCGCATGGCGCCAAGGTCGCCGTGGCCGAGGAACACCGCGTCGGCGGGACCTGCGTCATCCGCGGCTGCGTGCCCAAGAAGATGCTCGTCTATGGCGCGCATTTCGCCGAAGACCTGAAGGACGCGCGCAATTTCGGCTGGTCGACCGAGAATGCGACCTTCGACTGGATCACGCTGCGCGACAATGTGCTCAATGACGTCAAGCGGATCGAGGGCGCCTATACCAACACGCTCGAAAGCCACGAGGTGACGATCTTCAAGGAGCGCGCCGAGATCACCGGCCCGCATGAGATCACGCTGGCGAGCGGCAAGGTCGTGACCGCAAAGACCATCCTGATCGCCACCGGCGCGCGCCCGCGCATGCCCGAATGCCAGGGCGCCGAACATGCGATCAGTTCGAACGAGGCGTTCCATCTCGACGAATTGCCCAAGAAGATCATCATCGCGGGCGGCGGCTATATCGCCAATGAATTCGCCGGCATCTTCAACGAGTTCGGCAGCGAAGTTCACATCGTCAATCGCGGCGACCGATTGCTGCGCAGCTATGACGAGGCGGTGCGCGACCGGCTGCTGCAGATCTCGACGATGAAGGGCATCCAGTTCCGCTTCAACACCACCTTCGAATACATCAAGCCATGTTCGGAAGGCGGCTATTTCGTGAAGATGTCCGATTGCGACGAGGAAAAGGCCGATCTGGTGCTGTTCGCGGTCGGGCGCATTCCCAACACCGAAGGGCTGGGCCTCGAGAATGCCGGCGTCGAACTGGGCGAGGGCGGCGAGGTCAAGGTCGACCGCTTCAGCAAGACCAATGTCGATCACATCTATGCCGTCGGCGACGTGACCGACCGCGTGCAGCTGACCCCGGTGGCGATCCGCGAAGGCCAGGCCTTTGCCGACAGCGTGTTCGGCGACGGCGAGCCGGTGGCGGTCGACCACAGCTGCATCCCCAGCGCGGTGTTCAGCCACCCGCCGATCGCCGCGGTCGGCCTGACCGAGGGCGAGGCGAAGAACCAGCTCGGCAGCGTGAAGGTCTATCTGTCCGACTTCCGCCCGATGAAGAACGTGCTCGCCGGGCGCAACGAACGCAGCCTGATCAAGATGATCTGCGATGGCGACAGCGGCCGCATCGTCGGTATCCACATGATCGCCCCCGAAGCGCCCGAGATGATGCAGGCCGCCGCGATCGCGGTGAAGGCCGGGCTGACCAAGGAAGACTTCGACGCCACCACCGCGATCCACCCGACGATGGCGGAAGAACTGGTGCTGATGCGCTAG
- a CDS encoding mechanosensitive ion channel family protein — MTDTLADYAARGTAILPQPWNLVALAVAATLAALLLHWVVFRLLRRVVGRTRSEADEMLVRRLAMPTRFALVALALVLTAREIPAFETVWERVAGFVMPAVIGWIALAILQALIEAMKLRADISVEDNLAARRQRTKLTMLSRIATFIIIFVTVGLVLLSIPGVRDIGVTLVASAGLAGLAVGAAAQPALKSLIAGVQMALTEPINIDDVVIVEGEWGRIEDIRTTYVVVKIWDERRLIVPTTRFLEGAFENWTKKTAQLLGSVMLYLDPATRIGPIRAEFERQIADNPRWDGRVQVVQVTDTKRDAIEVRLLMSAKDSPTLFDLRCDIREGMLEWLADHQPTAFARLRLMNEEAEPETTGPAPDS, encoded by the coding sequence ATGACCGATACGCTTGCCGATTACGCCGCCCGCGGCACGGCGATCCTGCCGCAACCATGGAATTTGGTGGCGCTGGCCGTGGCCGCCACGCTGGCCGCGCTGCTGCTGCACTGGGTGGTGTTCCGCCTGCTGCGCCGCGTGGTCGGGCGCACACGGAGCGAGGCGGACGAGATGCTGGTGCGGCGGCTCGCCATGCCCACGCGCTTTGCGCTGGTCGCGCTGGCGCTGGTGTTGACCGCGCGCGAGATTCCCGCCTTCGAGACGGTGTGGGAACGTGTCGCCGGTTTCGTCATGCCCGCGGTGATCGGGTGGATCGCGCTGGCGATCTTGCAGGCGCTGATCGAGGCGATGAAGCTGCGCGCGGATATCTCGGTCGAGGACAATCTCGCCGCGCGCCGCCAGCGCACCAAGCTGACCATGCTCAGCCGCATCGCGACCTTCATCATCATCTTCGTGACCGTGGGGCTGGTGCTGCTGTCGATCCCTGGCGTGCGCGATATCGGGGTGACGCTGGTCGCTTCGGCAGGCCTGGCCGGCCTCGCGGTGGGCGCGGCGGCGCAGCCCGCGCTCAAATCGCTGATCGCGGGCGTGCAGATGGCGCTGACCGAGCCGATCAATATCGACGACGTGGTGATCGTCGAGGGCGAATGGGGGCGGATCGAGGACATCCGCACGACCTATGTGGTGGTCAAGATCTGGGACGAGCGGCGGCTGATCGTGCCGACCACGCGCTTCCTGGAAGGCGCGTTCGAGAACTGGACCAAGAAGACCGCACAATTGCTGGGTTCGGTGATGCTCTATCTCGACCCGGCAACCCGGATCGGTCCGATCCGCGCCGAATTCGAACGCCAGATCGCGGACAATCCGCGCTGGGACGGCCGCGTGCAGGTGGTGCAGGTGACCGACACGAAGCGCGATGCGATCGAGGTGCGGCTGCTGATGAGCGCAAAGGATTCGCCCACGCTGTTCGACCTGCGCTGCGACATCCGCGAAGGGATGCTCGAATGGCTGGCCGACCACCAGCCAACAGCCTTCGCGCGGCTGCGGCTGATGAACGAGGAAGCGGAGCCGGAAACGACCGGCCCCGCCCCTGATAGTTAG
- a CDS encoding DEAD/DEAH box helicase, translating to MTQFSDLGLSQPVLQALDLKGYSTPTPIQEGAIPPVLEGRDLMGIAQTGTGKTAAFMLPSIDRLRNADNQTPFKSCRMLVLAPTRELAGQIAQSAKDYGQLAGLKVHSIVGGTSVNKDRNKLHRGTDILVATPGRLLDLIDQKAFTLDKVEVLVLDEADQMLDLGFIHALRRISQLVPEDRQTLFFSATMPKQIQELVGKYCRNPVKVSVTPESTTAERIDQYLFMVQQDEKQTLLEMMLSERHQVPGKFERVLIFARTKHGCDRVVKKLAQVGIPANAIHGNKSQPQRERALDEFKRAKTPILIATDVAARGIDIPGVSHVINYELPNVPEQYVHRIGRTARAGKDGIAIAFCAEDERDYLKDIRKKTDAEFERLPLPDNFRAVVEGVGPTKRAAPGQRMAKPKVRPTGDAAKRAKPKDKHPARKGRPSGAGGPGGGNAGAGKPGGGRSRNRRRSSAARA from the coding sequence ATGACACAGTTTTCCGATCTTGGGCTATCGCAGCCCGTTCTTCAGGCGCTTGACCTCAAGGGCTATTCCACTCCCACGCCGATCCAGGAAGGGGCGATCCCGCCCGTTCTCGAAGGGCGCGACCTGATGGGTATCGCGCAGACCGGCACCGGCAAGACCGCCGCCTTCATGCTGCCCAGCATCGACCGGCTGCGTAACGCCGACAATCAGACGCCGTTCAAGTCCTGCCGCATGCTGGTGCTTGCACCGACGCGCGAACTGGCCGGCCAGATCGCCCAGAGCGCCAAGGATTACGGCCAGCTGGCCGGTCTCAAGGTCCATTCGATCGTCGGCGGCACCTCGGTCAACAAGGACCGCAACAAGCTCCACCGCGGCACCGACATCCTCGTCGCCACGCCCGGCCGCCTGCTCGATCTGATCGACCAGAAGGCCTTCACGCTCGACAAGGTCGAAGTGCTGGTGCTCGACGAGGCCGACCAGATGCTCGACCTCGGCTTCATCCACGCGCTGCGCCGGATCAGCCAGCTGGTCCCCGAAGATCGCCAGACGCTGTTCTTCAGCGCCACCATGCCCAAGCAGATCCAGGAACTGGTCGGCAAATATTGCCGCAATCCGGTCAAGGTCTCGGTCACGCCTGAAAGCACCACTGCCGAACGCATCGACCAGTATCTCTTCATGGTCCAGCAGGACGAGAAGCAGACGCTGCTCGAAATGATGCTGTCCGAACGCCACCAGGTGCCGGGCAAGTTCGAACGCGTGCTGATCTTCGCGCGCACCAAGCATGGCTGCGACCGCGTGGTGAAGAAGCTGGCGCAGGTCGGCATCCCCGCTAACGCCATCCACGGCAACAAGAGCCAGCCGCAGCGCGAACGTGCGCTCGACGAGTTCAAGCGCGCCAAGACGCCGATCCTGATCGCGACCGATGTCGCCGCGCGCGGGATCGACATCCCCGGCGTGAGCCATGTGATCAATTACGAACTGCCCAACGTGCCCGAACAATACGTCCACCGCATCGGCCGGACCGCGCGCGCGGGCAAGGATGGCATCGCGATCGCCTTCTGCGCCGAGGACGAGCGCGATTACCTCAAGGATATCCGCAAGAAGACCGATGCCGAGTTCGAACGCCTGCCGCTGCCGGACAATTTCCGTGCGGTCGTCGAAGGCGTCGGCCCGACCAAGCGCGCGGCCCCCGGCCAGCGTATGGCCAAGCCCAAGGTTCGCCCGACGGGTGATGCGGCGAAGCGGGCCAAGCCCAAAGACAAGCATCCCGCGCGCAAGGGCCGTCCCAGCGGCGCAGGCGGTCCGGGCGGCGGCAATGCCGGTGCCGGCAAGCCCGGTGGCGGGCGCAGCCGCAATCGCCGGCGCAGCAGCGCCGCGCGCGCCTAA
- a CDS encoding response regulator produces the protein MNRVLILEDEPLIAMDLSMAFEDCAIAAVTAVTCAEACTALAEQAIDGAVLDVNLGGGETCEQIALVLKERAIRFILNTGDLDRSGELLRAIDAPVVAKPTPADRVVERLMEHARTS, from the coding sequence ATGAACCGCGTCCTGATCCTCGAGGACGAACCGCTGATCGCGATGGACCTGTCGATGGCATTCGAAGACTGCGCCATCGCGGCGGTCACCGCGGTGACCTGCGCCGAAGCCTGCACGGCCCTTGCCGAACAGGCGATCGACGGCGCGGTGCTCGACGTCAATCTGGGCGGCGGCGAGACCTGCGAGCAGATCGCGCTCGTGCTGAAAGAGCGCGCAATTCGGTTTATCCTCAACACCGGCGATCTCGACCGGTCGGGCGAGCTGCTGCGCGCGATCGACGCGCCGGTGGTGGCCAAGCCGACACCGGCCGACCGCGTGGTCGAACGGCTGATGGAGCACGCGCGCACAAGCTGA
- a CDS encoding PAS domain-containing protein has translation MSEIPSHPLSQALGTPSAEFDTPDAFDGASGLLFEQAMAQTRMAVCLSDPTLPDHPIVFCNRAFERLTGYSADEVVGRNCRFLQGARTDQEQVAKIRQAIRDEEVIVVELRNYRKDGSSFWNALHLGPIYDAEGKLKYFFGSQWDVSDIHLAKSEERHAKAMAREVSHRLKNVFAVIGAIVNITGRSMGARDVARKVNDRVQALGRSYEPTLDDAFLGTMEIGQAVRSVLKPYDPEGERFVFNGNGLRTEPNAISAIGLTLHELATNAIKYGALSNDVGTVAVEWRHEEDKHGRNSVILIWTERGGPEVSAPPDGSTGTGFDISESLLRHSRGVIERHWDREGLRVEIALPIGRASAGGGR, from the coding sequence ATGTCGGAAATTCCGTCGCACCCCCTGAGCCAGGCGCTTGGCACGCCCAGCGCCGAATTCGATACCCCAGATGCCTTCGATGGCGCCTCGGGCCTGCTGTTCGAGCAGGCGATGGCGCAGACGCGCATGGCCGTCTGCCTGTCCGACCCGACGCTGCCCGACCATCCGATCGTATTCTGCAACCGCGCCTTCGAACGGCTCACCGGATATAGCGCGGACGAAGTCGTCGGTCGCAATTGCCGCTTCCTCCAGGGCGCGCGGACCGACCAGGAGCAGGTCGCCAAGATCCGCCAGGCGATCCGCGACGAGGAGGTCATCGTCGTCGAGCTGCGCAATTACCGCAAGGACGGCTCCAGCTTCTGGAACGCGCTGCATCTCGGGCCGATCTACGACGCCGAAGGCAAGCTCAAATATTTCTTCGGCAGCCAGTGGGACGTCAGCGATATCCATCTCGCCAAGTCCGAGGAACGCCACGCCAAGGCGATGGCGCGCGAAGTGTCGCACCGGCTCAAGAACGTCTTCGCGGTGATCGGCGCGATCGTGAACATCACCGGTCGGTCGATGGGCGCGCGCGATGTCGCGCGCAAGGTCAACGACCGGGTGCAGGCGCTCGGCCGCTCTTACGAACCCACGCTCGACGATGCCTTCTTGGGCACGATGGAGATCGGCCAGGCAGTGCGTTCGGTGCTCAAGCCCTATGATCCCGAAGGCGAGCGGTTTGTCTTCAACGGCAATGGCTTGCGCACCGAACCCAATGCAATCTCGGCGATCGGGCTGACGCTGCACGAACTCGCCACCAATGCGATCAAATATGGCGCGCTGTCGAACGACGTCGGCACCGTCGCGGTCGAATGGCGGCATGAGGAAGACAAGCATGGACGCAATTCGGTTATCCTCATCTGGACCGAACGCGGCGGGCCCGAAGTGAGCGCGCCGCCCGATGGCTCCACCGGGACCGGCTTCGATATTTCCGAAAGCCTGCTGCGGCATTCGCGCGGCGTGATCGAACGGCATTGGGACCGCGAGGGGCTGCGCGTGGAAATTGCGCTCCCCATCGGCCGCGCCAGTGCCGGCGGTGGCCGATGA
- a CDS encoding restriction endonuclease, with product MKPWQEYQELVAEFFRSLGLEAETEVRLQGVRTTSDVDVLVVQAMAGFEIRWVVECKLWKTPVNQLHVFALREIVNDLGVDRGILLCEVGFQKGACEAAALTNVQLSSLEGLKQQARQDIFRYRLTALFDRSTKAKDQYWEIPKGVRIANNLRGDFDPSIRNRGQALDGAISVLGRAMRGAFPITLDPMDAMCLNLPWMSVLNPQALVEELEPEIAATEEMLRRTLALHPEFELK from the coding sequence TTGAAACCATGGCAAGAATATCAGGAGCTCGTCGCAGAGTTTTTCCGTTCGCTCGGTTTAGAAGCAGAGACTGAGGTTCGCCTTCAAGGGGTTAGGACGACAAGCGATGTCGATGTACTTGTCGTACAAGCAATGGCAGGTTTCGAAATTCGCTGGGTCGTGGAATGCAAACTTTGGAAGACACCAGTCAACCAACTGCATGTCTTTGCCCTGCGCGAGATCGTGAATGATCTCGGCGTGGACCGCGGCATTCTGCTTTGTGAAGTCGGCTTCCAGAAGGGAGCTTGCGAAGCGGCTGCGTTAACTAACGTCCAATTGTCCTCACTGGAGGGTCTCAAACAACAGGCACGTCAAGATATATTTCGTTATCGCCTCACCGCACTTTTCGACAGATCGACAAAGGCGAAAGACCAGTATTGGGAGATTCCGAAAGGTGTGAGGATTGCTAATAACCTGAGAGGTGATTTCGATCCCTCCATACGCAATCGTGGTCAAGCTTTGGACGGGGCTATATCTGTTCTTGGTCGTGCCATGCGCGGTGCCTTTCCAATCACCTTGGATCCGATGGACGCGATGTGTCTGAACTTACCATGGATGTCAGTTCTCAATCCACAAGCTCTAGTTGAAGAGTTAGAGCCCGAGATCGCAGCTACAGAAGAGATGCTTCGACGGACCCTAGCGTTGCACCCTGAATTCGAGCTGAAATAG